The following coding sequences are from one Candidatus Manganitrophaceae bacterium window:
- a CDS encoding ankyrin repeat domain-containing protein, which produces MTPEQEFLESIKKGDLAKVKCLLDETPMLLHAAGEVVSPLLSALYHRHQKIVAFFLSQNVQLNLFEAAAVGDSKRMAELIETAPDRLHAVSPDGFSLLGLAAFFGHPKVAGYLIEKGADVDAPSRNAARVRPLHSALAHRDPEVSFAVAQRLIEGGADVNATQAGGWTPLHQAAVHGQVGLATLLLDRGADINAAADNGKTPLALAISGKQKELAVLLRERGARP; this is translated from the coding sequence ATGACCCCGGAACAGGAATTTCTCGAATCGATCAAGAAGGGAGATCTCGCCAAGGTGAAGTGTCTCCTTGATGAGACCCCGATGCTCCTTCATGCCGCGGGGGAGGTCGTTTCACCCCTCCTCTCCGCCCTCTATCACCGACATCAAAAGATCGTTGCGTTTTTCCTATCTCAGAACGTTCAGCTGAATCTCTTCGAGGCGGCGGCGGTCGGAGATTCGAAACGAATGGCCGAGTTGATTGAAACGGCGCCGGATCGGCTGCATGCCGTCTCTCCCGACGGTTTCTCGCTGCTGGGACTGGCCGCTTTTTTCGGTCATCCGAAAGTCGCAGGCTATCTCATCGAAAAAGGGGCCGACGTCGATGCCCCTTCCCGAAATGCGGCGCGGGTCCGGCCGCTTCACAGCGCGCTGGCGCATCGCGATCCGGAAGTGTCGTTCGCGGTCGCACAGCGGCTGATTGAGGGCGGTGCCGATGTAAATGCAACGCAGGCGGGAGGCTGGACGCCGCTTCACCAGGCAGCGGTCCACGGCCAGGTTGGGCTCGCGACGCTCCTGCTCGATCGGGGAGCCGACATCAACGCCGCGGCGGACAATGGAAAGACCCCGTTGGCCTTGGCGATCTCCGGAAAACAGAAGGAGCTGGCGGTTTTGCTACGCGAAAGGGGGGCGAGGCCGTAG
- a CDS encoding glycosyltransferase family 4 protein, which translates to MDTSRGFGGQQEWILRLSAALIKSGHRVVLICRPDTPLARKGAERGIPLWTLSVRNSLDLRAVLSLARLICQEEVEVVHTHNAVTSWLAWFAGHAWPLVPRRPVLVRTRHLANKSRYRFPYRLLSDRVVAVSEYLRSYLVEELRLSPAKVVVSSPGIDTDLYRTASVERGVHEEFGIPSGVPVIGTVAFLRKEKGQSVLIEAAPAILARFPETRFLLVGSGGDEKNLRRQVREEGLEQHFIFTGYRSDIPRLLAAVDLFVAPSLKEALGISILEAMAMEKPVVASGVGGILEVISNRENGLLVPSGNAAALSAALLFLLVHPKRAEQLGRRARRTVEERYNLQHAVEQTVALYRHIQEEIRHGKVAPTCSDFDVPPREPLSR; encoded by the coding sequence ATGGATACCTCGCGGGGATTTGGCGGGCAGCAGGAGTGGATTCTCCGCCTCTCTGCCGCTCTGATTAAAAGCGGACATCGCGTGGTGCTCATCTGTCGGCCGGACACCCCCCTCGCCCGGAAGGGCGCGGAGCGGGGGATCCCGTTGTGGACGCTCTCCGTCCGGAACAGCCTCGATCTTCGCGCTGTTCTTTCGCTCGCACGGTTAATATGCCAGGAAGAGGTCGAAGTGGTCCATACCCATAACGCGGTCACCAGCTGGCTTGCGTGGTTTGCGGGCCACGCCTGGCCGCTCGTTCCCCGAAGGCCGGTGTTGGTCCGAACCCGCCATCTCGCGAATAAAAGCCGGTATCGTTTTCCTTATCGGCTTCTCTCCGATCGGGTGGTGGCGGTCAGTGAATATCTGCGATCGTATTTGGTCGAGGAGTTGCGGCTTTCTCCTGCGAAGGTGGTTGTCTCGTCGCCCGGCATCGATACCGATCTTTACCGGACGGCTTCGGTCGAACGAGGGGTGCATGAGGAATTCGGCATTCCGAGCGGGGTGCCGGTCATCGGCACAGTCGCATTTCTCCGCAAAGAGAAGGGGCAATCGGTTCTCATCGAGGCGGCGCCGGCGATATTGGCCCGCTTTCCGGAAACGCGCTTTCTTCTGGTCGGATCGGGAGGGGACGAGAAGAATCTGCGTCGGCAGGTCCGGGAAGAGGGGCTGGAGCAACACTTCATCTTCACCGGATACCGTTCCGATATCCCCCGCCTCTTGGCGGCGGTCGATCTTTTCGTTGCGCCTTCCCTCAAAGAGGCACTTGGGATTTCCATTTTGGAGGCAATGGCGATGGAAAAACCGGTGGTGGCGAGCGGCGTCGGAGGAATTCTGGAGGTGATCTCCAACCGGGAGAATGGGCTGTTGGTCCCCTCTGGAAATGCAGCGGCGCTGTCGGCGGCCCTTTTATTTCTTCTCGTCCACCCAAAGCGGGCCGAACAGCTTGGTCGCCGCGCAAGAAGGACGGTGGAAGAGCGGTACAATCTCCAGCACGCCGTCGAACAGACGGTGGCCTTATATCGACATATTCAGGAGGAGATCCGGCATGGAAAGGTCGCGCCGACCTGTTCCGATTTTGATGTACCACCACGTGAACCGCTATCGAGATGA
- a CDS encoding polysaccharide deacetylase family protein, whose protein sequence is MERSRRPVPILMYHHVNRYRDDALNVSVERFEQQIAHLSGHYSSLFLDDVEGYFGGRGTGETRPSSLPPVAVTFDDGYADAWFYAYPILKKHRVKATIFVNTARVFPGQSCRPYDRVIAVRRHKEIEDEPQLSDFLSWPEMREMEQSGLIRVESHTHHHLRCDASLSSERLIDGLRRSKAEIERQLGRECRYLAWPFGAYDMRATAAAQACGYRAAVTTFKGTNLPGSDLMQLRRITARDRSMAWFRLVLSLFSSPFLSEAYLTLKKEPRPLSSVSR, encoded by the coding sequence ATGGAAAGGTCGCGCCGACCTGTTCCGATTTTGATGTACCACCACGTGAACCGCTATCGAGATGATGCGCTGAATGTTTCCGTGGAGCGGTTCGAGCAGCAGATCGCCCATCTCAGCGGTCACTATTCTTCTCTCTTTCTCGACGATGTCGAGGGGTATTTTGGGGGGAGAGGCACCGGCGAGACGCGGCCCTCTTCCCTTCCCCCGGTTGCGGTGACTTTTGACGATGGATATGCCGATGCGTGGTTCTATGCCTATCCGATCCTGAAGAAGCATCGGGTGAAGGCAACGATCTTCGTGAATACCGCTCGGGTTTTCCCCGGTCAATCCTGTCGGCCGTACGACCGGGTGATCGCGGTGCGACGGCACAAGGAGATCGAGGACGAGCCGCAGCTGTCCGACTTTCTCTCCTGGCCGGAAATGAGAGAGATGGAACAGAGCGGCCTAATCCGAGTCGAATCGCACACCCACCATCACCTTCGGTGCGACGCTTCGCTTTCCTCGGAACGATTGATCGACGGACTTCGTCGCTCTAAAGCCGAAATCGAGCGACAGCTCGGACGGGAGTGCCGCTACCTGGCATGGCCGTTCGGGGCGTATGATATGCGGGCCACGGCGGCCGCGCAGGCATGCGGTTATCGCGCAGCGGTCACTACATTCAAGGGGACCAACCTGCCGGGGAGCGACCTCATGCAGCTGCGGAGAATTACTGCAAGAGACCGATCGATGGCTTGGTTCCGCCTCGTCCTTTCGCTCTTTTCTTCTCCTTTCTTAAGCGAGGCTTATCTAACGCTGAAGAAAGAGCCCCGCCCCCTCAGCAGCGTCTCGAGATAA